One Longimicrobium sp. DNA segment encodes these proteins:
- the leuB gene encoding 3-isopropylmalate dehydrogenase — translation MHATIAVLAGDGIGPEVAAEGVRALRAVAERWGHRFEFREALVGGCAIDATGSPLPDDTLALCRDADAVLLGAVGGPKWDDPQAEVRPEQGLLGLRRGLGLFANLRPVAVREALIGASPLRPELLRGVDLLVVRELTGGIYFGDKTREKREDGSERATDLCAYETLEVERVVRAAAAFARARRGRLTSVDKANVLETSRLWRAVASRVVAEEFPDVTLEHMLVDACAMHLLRRPGDFDVIVTENMFGDILTDEASMLAGSMGVLPSASLGAVRAGAATQPGLYEPIHGSAPDIAGQGVANPLGTILSAALLLRHSLALPAEAAALEAAVDHVLARGLRTRDLAEPGQPWVRTEEMGRAVAEALAVAREDVTVA, via the coding sequence ATGCACGCGACGATCGCGGTGCTCGCCGGTGACGGGATCGGGCCGGAGGTGGCGGCGGAGGGGGTGCGGGCGCTGCGGGCGGTCGCGGAGCGGTGGGGCCATCGCTTCGAATTCCGCGAGGCGCTCGTGGGCGGCTGCGCCATCGACGCCACCGGCAGCCCTCTCCCCGACGACACGCTCGCCCTCTGCCGCGATGCCGACGCCGTGCTCCTCGGCGCCGTCGGCGGGCCGAAGTGGGACGACCCACAGGCAGAGGTGCGCCCCGAGCAGGGGCTCCTGGGGCTGCGCCGTGGCCTGGGCCTCTTCGCCAACCTGCGCCCCGTTGCCGTGCGCGAGGCGCTGATCGGCGCCTCTCCCCTGCGCCCGGAGCTGCTGCGCGGGGTGGACCTGCTGGTGGTGCGCGAGCTCACCGGCGGCATCTACTTCGGCGACAAGACGCGCGAGAAGCGGGAGGACGGCAGCGAGCGCGCCACCGATCTGTGCGCGTACGAGACGCTGGAGGTGGAGCGGGTGGTGCGCGCGGCGGCCGCATTCGCGCGGGCGCGGCGCGGACGGCTCACCTCGGTGGACAAGGCCAACGTGCTGGAGACCTCTCGGCTGTGGCGCGCGGTGGCGTCGCGCGTGGTGGCGGAGGAGTTCCCTGACGTGACGCTGGAGCACATGCTGGTGGACGCCTGCGCCATGCACCTCCTCCGCCGCCCCGGCGACTTCGACGTGATCGTCACCGAGAACATGTTCGGCGACATCCTGACCGACGAGGCGTCGATGCTCGCCGGCTCCATGGGCGTGCTCCCCTCCGCCTCGCTGGGCGCTGTGCGAGCCGGCGCCGCCACGCAGCCGGGCCTCTACGAGCCGATCCACGGCTCGGCGCCGGACATCGCGGGCCAGGGCGTCGCCAACCCGCTCGGCACCATCCTCAGCGCCGCCCTCCTCCTGCGCCACTCCCTCGCCCTCCCCGCCGAAGCCGCCGCCCTGGAAGCCGCCGTCGACCACGTCCTCGCCCGCGGCCTCCGCACCCGCGACCTCGCCGAGCCGGGGCAGCCCTGGGTGCGGACAGAGGAAATGGGGCGCGCGGTGGCGGAGGCGCTGGCGGTTGCGCGGGAGGACGTCACGGTAGCGTAG
- the leuD gene encoding 3-isopropylmalate dehydratase small subunit, with translation MSIEPIRAFTSRMVALPVENVDTDQIIPARFLKVTDKAGLGEGLFADWRYGPDGAPEPGFILNRPEARGAQVLVAGDNFGCGSSREHAPWALAGFGFRAVISTFFADIFRNNSLKNGLLPIAVDEAAHRRLMALAAEGGEITVDLASQTVTLPDGEAVAFPIEPFAKHCLLNGVDQLGFLVGVGPEIERYEAEHPAPVSTVGA, from the coding sequence ATGAGCATCGAGCCGATCCGCGCCTTCACCTCGCGCATGGTGGCGCTCCCGGTGGAGAACGTGGATACCGACCAGATCATCCCCGCGCGCTTCCTCAAGGTCACCGACAAGGCCGGCTTGGGCGAGGGCCTGTTCGCCGACTGGCGCTACGGGCCCGACGGCGCTCCGGAGCCCGGCTTCATCCTCAACCGCCCGGAAGCGCGCGGCGCGCAGGTGCTGGTGGCGGGCGACAACTTCGGCTGCGGCTCGTCGCGCGAGCATGCGCCGTGGGCGCTGGCCGGCTTCGGCTTCCGCGCGGTGATCAGCACCTTCTTCGCGGACATCTTCCGCAACAACTCGCTCAAGAACGGCCTCCTCCCCATCGCGGTGGACGAGGCCGCGCACCGCCGCCTCATGGCGCTGGCCGCGGAGGGTGGCGAGATCACCGTCGACCTCGCCAGCCAGACCGTCACCCTTCCCGACGGTGAGGCCGTGGCGTTCCCCATCGAGCCCTTTGCCAAGCACTGCCTGCTGAACGGCGTGGACCAGCTCGGGTTTCTGGTGGGGGTGGGTCCGGAGATCGAGCGATACGAGGCGGAGCATCCCGCCCCCGTCTCGACCGTGGGCGCCTGA
- the leuC gene encoding 3-isopropylmalate dehydratase large subunit, whose product MGPRTLFQKIWDQHLVRPETPSTPAVLYVDLHLVHEVTSPQAFSELRERGLKVRRPDRTIATMDHSTPTIPRPADGTIPVADPQAAAQLRQLEQNCRDFGVPLLALGDERQGIVHVIGPEQGLTQPGMTIVCGDSHTSTHGAFGALAFGIGTSEVGHVLASQCLLQSRARTMEVRVDGRLAPGVSAKDIILAVIARIGVGGGTGSVVEYTGEAIRALSMEERMTVCNMSIEAGARAGLVAPDDTTFQYLAGRPFAPQGEAWDRAVAAWRALPTDEGAEYDRVVTLHADELAPMITYGTHPGMGMRIDDRVPDPRDVDDPGQRSTLEKALRYMDLVAGEPLLGRKVDVVFLGSCTNSRISDLRAAAGVMRGQRVAPGVRMLVVPGSQQVKQQAEAEGLDRVFRDAGADWRESGCSMCIAMNGDQLAPGEYAVSTSNRNFEGRQGKGGRTFLASPLTAAATAVRGVIADAREFV is encoded by the coding sequence ATGGGACCGCGCACCCTCTTTCAAAAGATCTGGGACCAGCACCTGGTCCGCCCCGAGACGCCGTCCACCCCCGCGGTGCTGTACGTGGACCTGCACCTGGTGCACGAGGTCACGTCGCCGCAGGCCTTCAGCGAGCTGCGCGAGCGCGGGCTCAAGGTGAGGCGGCCGGACCGGACCATCGCCACGATGGACCACTCCACCCCCACCATCCCGCGCCCGGCCGACGGCACCATTCCCGTGGCCGATCCGCAGGCGGCGGCGCAGCTGAGGCAGCTGGAGCAGAACTGCCGCGACTTCGGCGTCCCGCTCCTGGCGCTGGGGGACGAACGACAGGGGATCGTGCACGTGATCGGGCCCGAGCAGGGGCTCACGCAGCCGGGGATGACCATCGTTTGCGGCGACTCGCACACCAGCACGCACGGCGCATTCGGGGCGCTCGCGTTCGGCATCGGTACGTCGGAGGTGGGGCACGTGCTGGCCTCGCAGTGCCTGCTGCAGAGCCGCGCGCGCACCATGGAGGTGCGGGTGGACGGCCGGCTCGCCCCAGGCGTCTCGGCCAAGGACATCATCCTGGCGGTGATCGCGCGCATCGGCGTGGGCGGCGGCACGGGGTCGGTGGTGGAGTACACGGGCGAGGCGATCCGCGCGCTCTCCATGGAGGAGCGCATGACGGTCTGCAACATGAGCATCGAGGCGGGCGCCCGCGCCGGGCTCGTCGCCCCGGACGACACCACCTTCCAGTACCTCGCCGGCCGGCCCTTCGCGCCCCAGGGCGAGGCGTGGGACCGGGCGGTGGCCGCATGGCGCGCCCTACCCACCGATGAGGGCGCCGAGTACGACCGGGTCGTCACCCTGCACGCGGACGAGCTGGCGCCGATGATCACCTACGGCACGCACCCGGGGATGGGGATGCGCATCGATGACCGCGTCCCCGATCCGCGCGACGTGGACGATCCCGGCCAGCGCAGCACGCTGGAGAAGGCGCTGCGCTATATGGACCTCGTCGCGGGCGAGCCGCTTCTGGGCCGCAAAGTGGACGTGGTGTTCCTGGGTAGCTGCACCAACTCGCGCATCTCCGACCTGCGCGCGGCGGCGGGGGTGATGCGCGGGCAGCGGGTGGCGCCGGGGGTGCGCATGCTGGTGGTGCCCGGCTCGCAGCAGGTGAAGCAGCAGGCCGAGGCGGAGGGGCTGGACCGCGTATTCCGCGACGCCGGCGCCGACTGGCGCGAGTCGGGGTGCTCCATGTGCATCGCCATGAACGGCGACCAGCTGGCGCCGGGCGAGTACGCCGTCAGCACCAGCAACCGCAACTTCGAGGGGCGGCAGGGGAAGGGCGGGCGCACCTTTCTGGCCTCCCCCCTCACCGCCGCGGCCACCGCCGTGCGCGGAGTGATCGCCGACGCGCGGGAGTTCGTATGA